CATCCAAGTTGACGGAAGAGGAAGCAAAGGAACAGACGAAGCTTCGTGCAGAATATCTCCAGTCTTTCAGGTCTTCTATGCTCAATACACTTAAAGGTGTTACCATAGTGGATCCAGAAGGCAATGACGTTACTCCTGATAAGCTCAAGGAAGAAAAAACGAAGAATAAGCTTCATTAAATATATACTAATTTGGAATACATGCGACATGTATTCCATTTTTATTTTTTGAACTTATGATAAATATTCCACTAGTTTGTTTCATCTCACTAAATAAGTGGAAATTAGACTAAGGAAAGATACATAAATAGTTAAGGCTTTGTACTGAAAAAGCACTACTATGCAATTATTTTGCACCCCCAAAGGCTTTCATTTACATATCGACAGCGAGTTTGTGTCAAAATAAATAACAATACGGCCATTTCTGTCTCCTTCAGGCACA
This window of the Mesobacillus jeotgali genome carries:
- a CDS encoding DUF896 domain-containing protein, translating into MLSSDKIARINELARKAKSSKLTEEEAKEQTKLRAEYLQSFRSSMLNTLKGVTIVDPEGNDVTPDKLKEEKTKNKLH